A region of the Curvibacter sp. AEP1-3 genome:
CGCATCTGGGTCATCGTCTGGTGCGTAGCCGGCGTGGGGGCCCTGGTGGCGGGAATGATTTGGGGTAGCAAGCTGGGTGTGCAGTTTTCACTGACCACCGTGGCCTTGCGTGCGCTGCCGGTGGTGATCCTGGGGGGGTTGACCTCGGTACCCGGTGCCATCGTGGGCGGTCTGATCATCGGCGTGGGCGAGAAGCTGTCCGAGGTGTACCTCGGGCCTTATGTGGGTGGCGGTATCGAGATCTGGTTCGCCTATGTGTTGGCGCTTGGTTTCCTGCTGATCCGGCCCCAGGGCTTGTTCGGCGAGAAGATCATCGACCGCGTTTGAACCCGTTACAACGATAAGAGACAACCATGTTCTACAGAGAAAACGGCCAATTCAAAACCACCTACCGTGCGGACCAGCAGATATTTCCCATTCTGCAAGACCGCATGGCCATCGCAGCCCTCTTGCTGGTGGGCTTTGCGCTGGTGCCCATGTTGGCCAGCGACTACCTGTTCCGGGCGATCCTGATTCCCTTCTTGATTTTCTCGCTGGCCGCTGTCGGCGTGAATATTCTGGTGGGCTTCTGCGGCCAGATTTCGCTGGGTTCCGGCGCTTTTATGGCGGTAGGCGCCTACGCGGCATACAACTTCTTTGTGCGCATTGAGGGCATGCCTTTGTTGGTCGCACTGCTGCTGGGTGGTGTGAGCTCAATGCTGTTCGGCATGGTCTTCGGGCTGCCCAGTTTGCGCGTCAAGGGCTTGTACCTCGCGGTGGCCACGCTGGCGGCTCAGTTTTTTGCGGACTGGATGTTCTTGCGCATTCAGTGGTTCACCAACAACTCGCCTTCGGGCTCGGTGTCGGTATCCAATTTGCAGGTATTCGGTCTCTCGCTGGAATCACCCCTGGCCAAGTACATCTTCTGTCTGTCGCTGCTCGTGGTGATTGCCTTGCTGGCCAAGAACCTGGTGCGTGGCGCCGTGGGACGTGAATGGATGGCGATCCGCGATATGGACGTGGCGGCTGCGGTGATCGGCATTCGCCCCATGTACGCCAAGCTGAGTGCGTTCGCGGTGAGCTCTTTCATCGTGGGTGTCGCCGGTGCCTTGTGGGGCTTTATTTACCTCGGTGCCTGGGAGCCAGCAGCGTTCTCGGTGGACCAGTCGTTCCGACTGCTGTTCATGGTGATCATTGGCGGCATGGGCTCCATCATGGGCAGCTTCTTCGGTGCGGCTTTCATCGTGGTTTTGCCCATTTTCTTGAGTCAGTTCCTGCCTGCCTTGGCTGGTCTGTTCGGATTTGAGATCTCCACGGCCGCTGTCTCGCATGCCGAGCTGATGGTGTTCGGCGGTCTGATTGTCTGGTTCCTTATCGTCGAGCCCCACGGCCTGGCCAAGCTGTGGTCCATCGGCAAACAGAAATTGCGTTTGTGGCCTTTCCCTCACTGAGGGAAGGTCAGGTTCCGTGTTTTCCCCGTGCTTCAACCACTTATTACAGGAGAGACAAATGAAGCTTTCTAAACTCGTACTCGCAAGCACTCTGGTGGCTGCCGGTGCATCCGGCCTCATGGCAGGCAATGCTTTCGCGCAAGCCAAGGAGCAGTTCATTCCGGTGCTGTCGTACCGCACCGGGCCTTACGCGCCCAACGGTGTGCCATGGGCCAACGGCTATGTGGACTACATCAAGCTCACCAATGCCCGCGGCGGCATCAATGGCGTGAAATTCAGCTTTGAAGAATGCGAAACCGGCTATGACACAGCCCGCAGCGTGGAGTGCTATGAGCGCCTGAAGGGCAAGGGGGCATCGTTTGTGCAACCCCTGTCCACCGGCGCTACGTTCGCGATTACCGAAAAAGCACCTGCGGACAAGATCCCTGTGGTGACTGTGGGTTATGGCCGTAGTGAAAGCGCGGATGGTTCTGTCTTCAAGTGGAACTTCCCGATTGCCGGCACTTATTGGGTGGCTGCAGACGCCATCATGCAAGCCATCGCCAAGAAGGAAGGCGGTTTCGACAAGCTCAAAGGCAAGAAGATTTCGCTGGTCTACCACGACAGCCCGTTCGGCAAAGAGCCTATCCCCTTGTTGCAAGAGCGTGCAGCCATGCACGGTTTCAACCTGACCCTGTTGCCCGTGACGGCCCCCGGCGTGGAGCAAAAGGCCACTTGGCTGCAAGTGCGCCAGAACCGTCCTGACTACGTGGTCCTGTGGGGCTGGGGTGTGATGAACTCCACCGCCATCAAGGAAGCACAAGCCACCGGCTACCCCCGCGAAAAGATGTACGGCGTGTGGTGGGCCGGTGCTGAGCCGGACGTGAAAGACGTTGCGGAAGGCGCCAAGGGCTACAACGCCGTGACAATGCAGCACGGAGCCGAACCCAACTCCAAGTTGGTCAAGGACGTGATGGCCATGGTGCACGGCAAGGGCCAGGGCACCGGACCGAAAGAAGAAGTCGGCCAGGTGCTCTACATGCGCGGTGCCATGAGCGCCATGCTGGCGATCGAAGGTGTGCGCTCTGCACAAGACCGCTTCGGCAAAGGCAAGGTCATGACTGGTGAGCAGATCCGTTGGGGTCTGGAGAACCTGAACCTGACCCAGCCGAAGCTGGATGCACTCGGCTTTGCCGGCGTGATGCGCCCCATCAGCACATCGTGCATGGATCACATGGGTGCGTCCTGGGCCCGTATCCACACCTGGGACGGCGCCAAGTGGCAGTTCACCTCGGATTGGCTGCAAGGCGATGAGCAAATCATCAAGCCCTTGGTCAAGACCACCGCTGCCAAGTACGCCGCAGAGAAGAAGCTGACTGCCCGCACACCTGCGGACTGCCAGTCTTGAAAGCACCCCCGTTGACCGCTCACTGCGTGTAGCGGTCCTCCCCCCTCTAGGGGGCAACACCAGCGGCCCGGCGTAGCCGGTTCCACGGTGTTTCTGGAAGGGTGGCTCGCGCTGCTTGCCACTCTCCAGATGAAAGCGTCGTGCATCGGGGCTTTCATCTGGTCAACAAGGCTGAGTTATGGAACCGAAAAACATCGTTCTCAACGTGAATGGCATTGAGGTCATTTACAACCACGTCATTTTGGTACTCAAGGGGGTTTCCCTTCAGGTGCCCGAAGGCGGCATCGTGGCCATCCTTGGGGGCAATGGGGCAGGTAAAACGACGACCTTGAGAGCTGTGTCCAACCTGTTGGCGGGTGAGCGAGGTGAAGTCACCAAGGGCAGCATTGAGCTGCGCGGTGAACGCATCGAAAACCTGAGCCCTGCCGACCTGGTTCAACGCGGTGTGGTGCAGGTGATGGAGGGGCGCCATTGTTTTGCCCACCTGACCATTGAAGAAAACCTGTTGACCGGTGGCTACACCCGCAAGAGCAAGGCCGAGGTGGCGGCTAACCTCGAAAAGGTCTACAACTACTTCCCCCGCCTCAAAACCCGCCGCACCAGCCAGGCGGCTTACACCTCCGGTGGTGAGCAGCAGATGTGCGCCATCGGCCGCGCGCTCATGGCCAACCCCAGCATGGTGCTGCTGGATGAACCCTCCATGGGCCTGGCGCCACAGATCGTGGAAGAGGTGTTCGAGATCGTGAAAGACCTCAACGCCAAAGAGAAGGTGACCTTCCTGCTGGCCGAGCAGAACACCAACATGGCGCTGAAATACGCTGACTACGGCTACATCATGGAAAGCGGTCGCGTGGTGATGGACGGTGCCGCGGAAGACTTGCGGAGCAATGAAGACGTCAAGGAGTTCTACCTCGGTGTGGGTGGCGGTGAACGCAAGAGCTTCAAAGACGTAAAGAGCTACAAGCGCCGCAAGCGCTGGTTGGCCTGATTTTTTGATAGAAAAGTGCTTCTGGCGCCCATCCGGTGTGCGCGAGTAGCTCCTGAAATAATAGCAAACCAGCTGACGGAGAGCCTATGACCCCCGCCTACGACGCCTTGGAAATCCGTTCGCAGGCCGAGCGCGATGCTGCCCACATGTCTGCACTTCCCCGGCAGGTCGCCCACGCGCAGCAACACAGTCCGGCATTTGCCTCCATCCTGCAGGGCGTGGACCCTGCCGGCATTACCGACCGTGCGGCACTGGCGCGACTGCCGGTGACCCGCAAATCCGAGTTGCAGACGTTGCAGCAGGCTGCGCGCCAACAGGGCGGGAACGTGTTCGGTGGTTTCAGTGCCATTGGGTTCGGCAGCGCCATGACCCGCGTGTTTGCCAGCCCGGGCCCCATTTATGAACCCGAAGGCACAGCGCGGGATTACTGGCGCATGGCTCGGGCCATCTACGCGGCGGGCTTTCGTCCCGGCGAGCTGATTCACAACAGCTTCAGCTACCACTTTGTGCCTGCCGGCTCCATGATGGAGACGGGTGCCCATGCCTTGGGGTGCACGGTGTTCCCAGGCGGCACCGGTCAGACCGAGCAGCAAGTTCAGGCCATGGCCGAGTTGCAGCCCGCCGGCTACATCGGTACCCCCAGCTTCCTGAAAATCATTCTCGAGAAGGCACTGGAAATGGGCGTGGCCCTGCCTACCGTGCGCAAAGCCATGTTCGGTGGCGAGGCGTTTCCACCATCGTTGCGCGACTGGTTCACCAACCACGGGGTGGATGGTTACCAGTGCTACGCCACGGCGGACTTGGGTCTGATTGCCTACGAAACCAGTGCGCGCGAAGGTTTGGTGCTGGATGAGCAGGTGATCGTGGAGATCGTGCGGCCCGGCACCGGTGACCCGGTGCCCGAAGGTGAAGTGGGCGAGTTGGTGGTTACCAGCCTGAACCCGGACTACCCCTTGATCCGTTTCGGCACCGGCGACCTTTCAGCGGTTCTGGCCGGGCAGTGCCCGACCGGGCGCACCAACACCCGCATCAAAGGCTGGATGGGGCGTGCCGACCAAACCACCAAGGTGCGCGGCATGTTTGTGCACCCCAAGCAGGTGGATGAAGTGGCCAAGCGTTTCCCTGAAGTGCACAGGGCCCGTCTGGTGGTCAGCGGTGAAATGGCCAATGACCAGATGACCCTGATGCTGGAGGTTGCAGGTCAACCCGAAGGCCTTGCGCAGCGTGTGGCTGATGCGGTGCGCGATGTGACCAAGCTGCGTGGGGATGTGCAACTCTTGTCTCCGGGCAGCCTGCCCAATGACGGCAAAGTCATCGAAGACGCACGCAGTTACCGCTGAGCAGGAGGCCCGCTGTTGCGGGTCTCAGGGTTTTCCCGAGCTGTTGAACACCACAGTTACCTCGCTGTGCCGGACCCGATAACCTTGCTTCTGCGGGAATGCTCATTCTCATTTTTAATAGCCCCGCGAGCTAGGTGCTTTCCACATGACAACACAGTGTGGGGCGGGCTAGACTGCATCCATTAACCAGGAGACAAACCATGAAAAAACTACTCGTTGCGACGGCTGCCATGTTTTCGATTTCGGCCTTCGCACAGGCGTATCCCTCCAAGCCCATCACCATCGTGGTGCCGTTTGCTGCCGGCGGTCCTACTGACCGCGTGGCTCGCGATTTGGGTGAATCACTGCGCAAGCAACTGGGCGATGTGAGCATCATCATCGACAACGCAGCGGGTGCAGGCAGCTCTATCGGCTCCAGCAAAGTGGCCAAGGCCGCGCCGGACGGCTACACCTTGTTGTTGAACCACATCGCCATGGGCACCATGCCCGGCTTGTTGCGCAACATGCCTTTCAAGGTCGAGTCTGACTTCGAATATCTGGGCATGATCAACGATGTGCCCATGACCCTGATCGGCAAGCCCGACCTGCCTGCCAAGACCTACAAGGAACTCACCACCTGGATCGGCCAGAACGTCGGCAAGATCAACCTGGGTAACGCCGGCATCGGTTCTGCGTCTCACCTGTGCGGTTTGCTGTTCCAGAACGCCATCAAGGTCGACATGACGACCGTGCCTTATAAAGGCACCGCACCTGCGATGACCGACCTGATCGGTGGCCAGATCGACCTGATGTGCGACCAGACCACCAACACCAGCCAGCAGATCGAAGGCAAGAAAGTGAATGCTTACGCAGTCACTACTGCCAAGCCTTTGACAACCGCTGCTTTGAAGAGCCTGCCCACACTGCAAAGCCAGGGCCTGTCCAACTTCGAAGTGACCATCTGGCACGGCCTGTATGCCCCCAAAGGCACACCCGCTGACATTCAGGCCAAGCTCAACACCGCTTTGAAGGCGGCGTTGAAAGATGCTGATTTCATCAAGAAGCAAGAAGCGCTGGGTGCCGTGGTGGTGACTGACAAGCGTGTCGAACCTGCTGAGCACAAGAAGTTCGTGGCGGCTGAAATCGCCAAGTGGACCCCCATCATCAAGGCCGCCGGCGTCTACGCTGACTGATCTGGCCTGAAACCTGTCTGGCCCGCTCGCCGGGTCAGACACCCCAAGTGATGTCCTTGCCCGCAGCCATGCTGCGGCGGGCCATGTCCAGCAAGGGCGTGGCCCGTTGGCGCAAGCTCACACCGGTCGGGGTCGTGTCTTCCCCTTTTTCTTGTGCCTCCAAGGCAGCTTGGGCGCGTTGGGCCTCCTCTTTGGCGATGGCTTCTTCGAGCGCGCTGATGGCAACGGGCATGTCTGCAGCCAGCAAGATGCCTTTGCGCAAGCTCTCTTCGCCGGTGCGCCCCCACAAAGCCAGAATCTGCCGGCCATTGGGTTCCAGCATGATGACGTCGCTGGCTACTTTGGATTTGAATTTGTAAAGCATGGCGGAGCCCGCGGTGGTTTTATGATGCCGTTAACTGCAAATGCAGCACCCACAGCATACTGACAAGAGGAGCACCCATGGCGGACTTACACATACTGCGCGAACACAGCCTGGGCTTTGCCGCTGCACGCAAAATTGCCTTTCAGTGGGCCGAGCAGGCTGAACAGGATTTCGACATGGAGTGCACCTATGTCGAGGGTGAGGGGCTGGATGAAGTAATCTTCAAGCGCTCGGGAGTCAGCGGCATGTTGCAGGTGAGCGATTCGAAGTTCGAACTCAGCGCCAAGCTGGGCTTTTTGCTCGGGGCTTTCAAAGACAAGATTGAGGCGGAGATTGTCAAAAACCTCGATCAACTGCTCAAACCCAAAGCGGCTGCCAAAGCCGGGGCGAAAAAAAAGTAGCGTGATGCGCTACTTTTTTGATAGCTTCCCGCGCATGCTGCGCGGGCGCCAAGAGCTGATTTAGCTCAAGGATTCAATCAGATCGATGTACTGCTGCATGGCGTCATCGTTGCTGGTGCCTTTGAAACCATTCCAGGCATCCCATTTGGCACGGCCCACCATGTCAGCGAAACCGGGTTTCTTTTCGGTGTTGTCACCCGCGGTGGCTTGTTTGTAGAGGGCGTAAATCTTGAGCAGGGTGCCGTTGTCGGGGCGTTCGCTCAGGTTTTTGGAACTGGCAACAGCGGCTTCGAAAGCGGCTTTCAGATCGGCCATGGTTTTCTCCGTTCGGGTTTGGGCAAGGAACTAGGGGGAACACCCGATGCAAGCAGGTGCTTCACCCGTATCTTAAGCGGCGTTTTGCCCCCAGAATAGGCGTTCGCCCCCATACCCGTTCCGTCCGGAGAAACCATGGTCACCCGCGTCACTGCCAAGAACGTTGCCGACAAGGCCCGCACCCCCGTCTCCAAAGCTGCACTATCCGGTGTACCGGTCGCCAAAAAGGTGGTGCGTCGTACACGCAAGGCAGCCGAAGCGGTGCAAAAAAATGTGGCGGATGCCGTGATCGGCACCCTGGGACTGAATGGGGAACGTATGTCCAAGGTGGACACGGCCTGGTTGCGCATGGATTCCAGCTCCAACCTCATGATGATCGTGGGCGTTTGGGTCACCAAACCAGGCTTGCCACTCGCAGACCTGAAGCAGCGTGTGGAAGACCGGCTGTTGAAGTACCCCCGGTTCAAACAGCGCGTGGTGGAAGACGCTGCCGGGGCCAGTTGGGTGGAGGATGCCAACTTCGATATCGACCGGCATGTGGTAACTGAGACATTGGCTAAAAAGCCGCGCGGCCGGGAGCAGGAGGCCTTGCAGGAGCGACTGGCTGCCCTGACCATGGAGCCGCTGGATCGCAGCCGGCCGCTCTGGCAGTTCCATTTGGTAGAGAACTACAAAGGCGGTTCTGCCTTGATGGTGCGCATTCACCATTGCATTGCAGATGGTATTGCCCTGATTTCAGTAACCCAGTCCTTGGTGGACGGCGGCAGCCCGCCACCGCAACGCCGTAGCAAACCTGAGCGTGCCCAAGGGCTGGATGGCGCAGAAGAATGGCTAAGCGATGCCTTGCTCAAGCCTTTGACCCACATGGCCGTGAAAGCGCTGAGCGCGGCCGGAGATGGTGCGGTGAAGTCCATGTCGCTGTTGATGGAGCCCCAGAAGGGCATGGAGTCGGGCATGCACAGCTCGGTCGACATGGCAAAGATGGCCTACCAGGTGGTGAGTGATTTGGCGGCGTTAGCCTTGATGCCCGACGATTCGCCCACGCGTCTCAAGGGGCAGCCCGGCACCGCCAAGCGTGTGGCGTGGTGCGCGCCCTTGCCTCTGGAAGAGGTGAAAGCGGTGGGCAAGGCCTTGAAT
Encoded here:
- a CDS encoding polyhydroxyalkanoic acid system family protein, whose product is MADLHILREHSLGFAAARKIAFQWAEQAEQDFDMECTYVEGEGLDEVIFKRSGVSGMLQVSDSKFELSAKLGFLLGAFKDKIEAEIVKNLDQLLKPKAAAKAGAKKK
- a CDS encoding ABC transporter substrate-binding protein: MKLSKLVLASTLVAAGASGLMAGNAFAQAKEQFIPVLSYRTGPYAPNGVPWANGYVDYIKLTNARGGINGVKFSFEECETGYDTARSVECYERLKGKGASFVQPLSTGATFAITEKAPADKIPVVTVGYGRSESADGSVFKWNFPIAGTYWVAADAIMQAIAKKEGGFDKLKGKKISLVYHDSPFGKEPIPLLQERAAMHGFNLTLLPVTAPGVEQKATWLQVRQNRPDYVVLWGWGVMNSTAIKEAQATGYPREKMYGVWWAGAEPDVKDVAEGAKGYNAVTMQHGAEPNSKLVKDVMAMVHGKGQGTGPKEEVGQVLYMRGAMSAMLAIEGVRSAQDRFGKGKVMTGEQIRWGLENLNLTQPKLDALGFAGVMRPISTSCMDHMGASWARIHTWDGAKWQFTSDWLQGDEQIIKPLVKTTAAKYAAEKKLTARTPADCQS
- a CDS encoding ABC transporter ATP-binding protein, which gives rise to MEPKNIVLNVNGIEVIYNHVILVLKGVSLQVPEGGIVAILGGNGAGKTTTLRAVSNLLAGERGEVTKGSIELRGERIENLSPADLVQRGVVQVMEGRHCFAHLTIEENLLTGGYTRKSKAEVAANLEKVYNYFPRLKTRRTSQAAYTSGGEQQMCAIGRALMANPSMVLLDEPSMGLAPQIVEEVFEIVKDLNAKEKVTFLLAEQNTNMALKYADYGYIMESGRVVMDGAAEDLRSNEDVKEFYLGVGGGERKSFKDVKSYKRRKRWLA
- a CDS encoding acyl-CoA-binding protein; translation: MADLKAAFEAAVASSKNLSERPDNGTLLKIYALYKQATAGDNTEKKPGFADMVGRAKWDAWNGFKGTSNDDAMQQYIDLIESLS
- a CDS encoding DUF1840 domain-containing protein, producing MLYKFKSKVASDVIMLEPNGRQILALWGRTGEESLRKGILLAADMPVAISALEEAIAKEEAQRAQAALEAQEKGEDTTPTGVSLRQRATPLLDMARRSMAAGKDITWGV
- a CDS encoding phenylacetate--CoA ligase family protein gives rise to the protein MTPAYDALEIRSQAERDAAHMSALPRQVAHAQQHSPAFASILQGVDPAGITDRAALARLPVTRKSELQTLQQAARQQGGNVFGGFSAIGFGSAMTRVFASPGPIYEPEGTARDYWRMARAIYAAGFRPGELIHNSFSYHFVPAGSMMETGAHALGCTVFPGGTGQTEQQVQAMAELQPAGYIGTPSFLKIILEKALEMGVALPTVRKAMFGGEAFPPSLRDWFTNHGVDGYQCYATADLGLIAYETSAREGLVLDEQVIVEIVRPGTGDPVPEGEVGELVVTSLNPDYPLIRFGTGDLSAVLAGQCPTGRTNTRIKGWMGRADQTTKVRGMFVHPKQVDEVAKRFPEVHRARLVVSGEMANDQMTLMLEVAGQPEGLAQRVADAVRDVTKLRGDVQLLSPGSLPNDGKVIEDARSYR
- a CDS encoding branched-chain amino acid ABC transporter permease gives rise to the protein MFYRENGQFKTTYRADQQIFPILQDRMAIAALLLVGFALVPMLASDYLFRAILIPFLIFSLAAVGVNILVGFCGQISLGSGAFMAVGAYAAYNFFVRIEGMPLLVALLLGGVSSMLFGMVFGLPSLRVKGLYLAVATLAAQFFADWMFLRIQWFTNNSPSGSVSVSNLQVFGLSLESPLAKYIFCLSLLVVIALLAKNLVRGAVGREWMAIRDMDVAAAVIGIRPMYAKLSAFAVSSFIVGVAGALWGFIYLGAWEPAAFSVDQSFRLLFMVIIGGMGSIMGSFFGAAFIVVLPIFLSQFLPALAGLFGFEISTAAVSHAELMVFGGLIVWFLIVEPHGLAKLWSIGKQKLRLWPFPH
- a CDS encoding tripartite tricarboxylate transporter substrate-binding protein gives rise to the protein MKKLLVATAAMFSISAFAQAYPSKPITIVVPFAAGGPTDRVARDLGESLRKQLGDVSIIIDNAAGAGSSIGSSKVAKAAPDGYTLLLNHIAMGTMPGLLRNMPFKVESDFEYLGMINDVPMTLIGKPDLPAKTYKELTTWIGQNVGKINLGNAGIGSASHLCGLLFQNAIKVDMTTVPYKGTAPAMTDLIGGQIDLMCDQTTNTSQQIEGKKVNAYAVTTAKPLTTAALKSLPTLQSQGLSNFEVTIWHGLYAPKGTPADIQAKLNTALKAALKDADFIKKQEALGAVVVTDKRVEPAEHKKFVAAEIAKWTPIIKAAGVYAD
- a CDS encoding wax ester/triacylglycerol synthase family O-acyltransferase codes for the protein MVTRVTAKNVADKARTPVSKAALSGVPVAKKVVRRTRKAAEAVQKNVADAVIGTLGLNGERMSKVDTAWLRMDSSSNLMMIVGVWVTKPGLPLADLKQRVEDRLLKYPRFKQRVVEDAAGASWVEDANFDIDRHVVTETLAKKPRGREQEALQERLAALTMEPLDRSRPLWQFHLVENYKGGSALMVRIHHCIADGIALISVTQSLVDGGSPPPQRRSKPERAQGLDGAEEWLSDALLKPLTHMAVKALSAAGDGAVKSMSLLMEPQKGMESGMHSSVDMAKMAYQVVSDLAALALMPDDSPTRLKGQPGTAKRVAWCAPLPLEEVKAVGKALNCSINDVLLSCVAGAIGEYLREQGDVVAGKEIRAMVPVNLRPLEHAYKLGNQFGLAPLVLPIGLENPVERVYEVRTRMRGLKGSMQPLLAFGLLAVAGLLIKPAQDALLSLFSKKTTAVMTNVPGPREKLKICGATIEENLFWVPQSGSVGLGVSILSYGGGVQFGVVTDATLCPDPQKIIDQFEPEFAKLSMLTLMLPWGD